From the Solea senegalensis isolate Sse05_10M linkage group LG16, IFAPA_SoseM_1, whole genome shotgun sequence genome, one window contains:
- the cldn23l gene encoding claudin-23, with protein sequence MHTPASMVMGIVFSPLGLVLVFTAAITPQWREGQTRLGTTGLGSLLRPGVKSQRMGVKSVDALLLVRSDGLWESCLQVEHSELKQCWSVSGPYQRDPRVRQAQGLILTSLFLCGTGIVLACIGVRCWTDLPLRGVAATGGLLVVLSGLLSLTALGVYTHNLERLGMAGPSHGGIHGHRFPHLSLHPAGSLYFGWLGSCLQVLGGGALLFSFKKPKCLTCPSCPDLPVCLVCPSCRRITNKQDTDIYDVTY encoded by the coding sequence ATGCACACTCCAGCCTCCATGGTGATGGGGATTGTGTTCTCCCCTTTGGGTCTGGTCCTTGTCTTCACTGCCGCCATCACTCCTCagtggagggagggacagaCGCGACTGGGCACGACAGGGTTGGGGTCACTTCTGCGGCCAGGCGTCAAAAGTCAAAGGATGGGGGTGAAGTCAGTGGATGCTCTGCTGTTAGTGCGCTCCGATGGACTTTGGGAGAGCTGCCTGCAAGTGGAGCACTCTGAGCTCAAACAGTGCTGGTCTGTGTCAGGTCCGTACCAGAGAGACCCACGGGTTCGTCAAGCACAAGGTTTGATCCTGACCTCCTTGTTCCTGTGCGGCACCGGTATTGTGCTGGCCTGTATCGGGGTCCGATGCTGGACGGATCTTCCCCTGAGAGGTGTCGCAGCAACAGGTGGCCTCCTGGTGGTGCTGTCCGGGCTGCTGAGCTTGACCGCCCTCGGGGTGTACACGCACAACCTTGAAAGACTGGGGATGGCGGGTCCAAGCCACGGCGGCATCCATGGCCACAGGTTCCCGCACCTCAGCCTGCATCCAGCCGGCTCGCTGTACTTCGGGTGGCTGGGTTCATGTTTACAGGTGCTGGGCGGTGGCGCCCTGCTGTTTAGCTTCAAAAAACCAAAATGTCTGACCTGCCCGTCCTGCCCGGACCTACCCGTCTGTCTCGTGTGTCCTTCATGTCGACGGATAACCAACAAGCAGGACACGGATATATACGATGTCACTTACTAG